One window of the Microtus ochrogaster isolate Prairie Vole_2 unplaced genomic scaffold, MicOch1.0 UNK5, whole genome shotgun sequence genome contains the following:
- the Hmx1 gene encoding homeobox protein HMX1, with amino-acid sequence MPDELTEPGRATPARASSFLIENLLAAEAKGAGRATQGDGVREEEEDDEDPEDEDPELVRQRRLQRRRQLRAGSGPGGEARARALGLGPRPPPGPGPPFALGCGGTTRWYPRAHGGYGGGLSPDTSDRDSPEACEEMGRAESSWPRCPRPGALPREATTQGPAAGGEEAAELAEAPAAAAAAAGEARGGRKKKTRTVFSRSQVFQLESTFDLKRYLSSAERAGLAASLQLTETQVKIWFQNRRNKWKRQLAAELEAASLSPPSAQRLVRVPVLYHESPPAAAGPALPFPLAPPAPAPPPPLLGFSGALAYPLAAFPAAASVPFLRAQMPGLV; translated from the exons ATGCCGGATGAGCTGACCGAACCTGGGCGCGCCACGCCTGCCCGCGCCTCTTCCTTCCTCATCGAGAATCTGCTGGCAGCCGAGGCCAAGGGTGCGGGGCGTGCAACCCAGGGCGATGGCGTCcgcgaggaggaggaagacgacGAGGACCCCGAGGATGAGGACCCAGAGCTGGTCAGGCAGCGACGGCTGCAGAGGCGGCGACAGCTACGCGCGGGCAGCGGGCCGGGCGGGGAGGCGAGGGCGCGGGCGCTGGGCCTCGGGCCCCGGCCACCTCCCGGGCCCGGGCCGCCCTTTGCGCTCGGCTGCGGAGGCACGACGCGGTGGTACCCACGGGCCCACGGCGGCTACGGAGGTGGCCTGAGTCCTGACA CAAGCGACCGGGACTCTCCGGAGGCCTGCGAGGAGATGGGTCGCGCAGAGAGTTCATGGCCGCGGTGTCCCCGGCCGGGAGCCTTGCCGCGGGAGGCGACGACGCAGGGCCCAGCGGCCGGCGGGGAGGAGGCGGCGGAGCTGGCAGAGGCCCCTGCAGCAGCGGCGGCTGCGGCAGGGGAGGCGCGCGGTGGCCGCAAGAAGAAGACGCGCACGGTTTTCTCGCGCAGTCAGGTCTTCCAACTCGAGTCCACCTTCGACCTGAAGCGCTACCTGAGCAGCGCGGAGCGGGCAGGCCTCGCCGCCTCACTGCAGCTCACCGAGACGCAGGTCAAGATCTGGTTCCAGAACCGTCGCAACAAGTGGAAGCGGCAGCTGGCAGCGGAGCTGGAGGCGGCCAGCCTGTCCCCTCCGAGCGCGCAGCGTCTGGTCCGCGTGCCGGTGCTCTACCACGAGAGTCCCCCTGCCGCCGCGGGGCCCGCGCTACCCTTCCCGCTGGCACCGCCCGCACCCGCTCCGCCACCGCCGCTGCTCGGTTTCTCGGGCGCGCTGGCTTACCCGCTGGCCGCcttccccgctgctgcctcggtGCCCTTCCTGCGCGCGCAGATGCCGGGGCTGGTGTGA